One window of Methanothermobacter tenebrarum genomic DNA carries:
- a CDS encoding DUF371 domain-containing protein → MKYTFYARGHPNVTSKHKSTFEITMDEEIGKTADCIIGVDSSVSMKDFPRKLKKAIAKENAMIKVVLETENAKDEITGRGHPSLTLDHPRDIVCRKSDYICDRTLMIKADKAACDLKKELIDDLKQGSKLKVEIIVDYPTPLEGTS, encoded by the coding sequence ATGAAATATACATTTTATGCTAGGGGCCATCCTAATGTGACTTCCAAGCATAAGTCTACATTTGAGATTACCATGGACGAGGAAATTGGGAAAACAGCTGATTGTATTATAGGTGTTGACTCATCAGTTTCCATGAAGGATTTTCCAAGGAAACTTAAAAAGGCTATTGCAAAAGAAAATGCCATGATCAAAGTTGTATTAGAAACAGAGAATGCAAAGGATGAAATAACAGGTAGGGGTCATCCAAGTCTGACCCTGGATCATCCAAGGGATATTGTGTGTCGTAAAAGCGATTATATATGCGACAGAACCCTTATGATAAAAGCTGATAAGGCCGCCTGTGACCTTAAAAAAGAACTGATAGATGATCTAAAACAGGGTTCTAAACTCAAGGTTGAGATAATAGTGGATTATCCCACCCCCTTGGAGGGGACTTCGTGA